TTTTATTTAACTTTGTTAAGGTCAAAAATACAACAGTTAGAAATAAAGATGATTAAGTAAATGAAATTTGTTTACAAACATAATATAAATAAAGGAAAATTATGAAAAAGAAAAACTTTAAGTGTGAATTGCTTTACCAATCACAATTGCAACTTTACCGCTAATTGCTGCAGCATGTGATCAAAATAATAAGAAAACTAAGCCTATAACCAAAGGTGTAGAAGAATCTAAGCAAAGAGATAAAAAGTACTACATCCTATACTTCTCAACAAGGTAATAAAGGTACTTCAAATGAAGGATATCAACAAG
The sequence above is a segment of the [Mycoplasma] phocae genome. Coding sequences within it:
- a CDS encoding variable surface lipoprotein yields the protein MWIALPITIATLPLIAAACDQNNKKTKPITKGVEESKQRDKKYYILYFSTR